GATCGCCCTCCATTCTTCGTTCAAGTTCCACGGCATCGCCGGGATCGCCTTCTGGATCATGGTGGCGGTCGCCATCAGCGGGATCATCGGGCGGTACATCTACGCCCAGATCCCGCGGTCGCTGGATTCCGCCGAAGTGTCCCTGAAGGAGTTGGGGAACGAACAGGAAGAGATGGAGAGCGAACTCGCGGGACAGCGGATCCTCGCGGCTGCGGACCTGCAGCGTGTACTGCGCATGCCGGGCCCGGAGGAAGTGCGGCGTATGCCGCTGTACCGGGCATTGCTGCTGGTGATCGCCCTCGACCTGATGCGCCCCTTCCAGATCGCGCGCCTGCGCCGCCGGGCCCTGCGATGGACCGGCATCGCGCTCTCGCTCGGCGGGCTGTTGAGTACGGAGAACCCGGAAGTGGAGCGCGTCATCGAAACCGCGCGGCGCAAGTCGGCGCTCTCCAAGCGCGTGGCCTTCCTCTCTCGCACGCAGCAGGTGTTCCACCTCTGGCACGTCGTGCACCGGCCCTTCAGTTACTCCTTCGCAGTGCTCGCGCTGATCCATATCGCGGTGGTGCTGTTGCTCGGCTACTACTGATCTATGTTCGAATCGCTGCTCACATTCTTGCTTGCCGGTGCGGTGACGCTGTTCTTCGTGCGCGGATACCTGAAGAAGCTCACCGCTGCGAAGAGCGTGCGCGGCGCAGGGGAACACCAGGTTCCGAAAAAAGTCCGTCCCTGCCCGCGATGCGGCAAGTCCATGGAACTGGGAACCGCCTTTTGCCCGCACTGTGGCGCGGCCATGGCTATGTGGACTGTGCACGGGGCCGCCGCGCAGCAGGGAGAAGCAGCGGCCGCCACGGGGAAGCCCAAGCCGGTGATCAATGCCTCGCTGTGTATAGGGTGCGGAAGCTGCGTCCACGAATGCCCGGAGACCGGCACGCTGGAGCTGAGCGCCGGCAAGGCGATCCTGGCTCATGCCGAGCGCTGTACCGGGCACGCCAAGTGCGTCGAAGTGTGCCCCACGCAAGCCATCACGCTCTCCTTCGGCGGGGTCTTGCAGACCCTGCGCGTGCCGCTGGTGAAGGAGAACTTCGAGACCAACGTGTCAGGCATGTTCATCGTCGGCGAGCTTTGCGCCATGGGGCTAATCAAGACCGCCGTCAATGAAGGCAAGCTGGTCATCGATCACGTGCGGAAGCGGCTGCCTGCGGAGGGTTCAGGAGTTCAGACCGATGGGATGTACGACGTCGCCATCGTGGGCGCTGGTCCTGCTGGGCTGAGCGCCTCCCTCAGCGCGCAGCAGTTCGGGCTGAAATACATAACGCTCGAGCAGGGAGAGATCGCGTCCACCATCCGGAATTACCCGCGACAGAAGTTCCTCATGGCGGAGCCGATCGACATCCCGCTTTACGGGGCGCTCTACGTCGGCGACGGCACCAAGGAAGCGCTGCTGGCGGTCTGGGAGACCATCATCGCCAACACCGGAGTGCGCATCAACACCAACGAGAAAGTGGAATCGGTGCAGAAGAACTCGTCCGGGTTCCATGTCAAGACCATGAAAACCGACTATCGGGCGCGCTACGTCATACTCGCCATGGGCCGGCGCGGCACGCCCCGCAAGCTCGGGGTTGAGGGGGAGGATCTCCCCAAGGTGTCGTATCGCCTCATCGAGGCCGATACCTACGACGGCAAGCAGGTACTGGTGGTCGGAGGCGGCGATTCGGCTATCGAAGCGGCGCTTGCACTCTGCCGTTCTGGGAAGAACACGGTCAACTTGTCATATCGCGGCGATTCCTTCCGCCGGGCGCGCGAGCGTAACCGGGAGCACCTGGAACAGGCACGCAAAGGCGGGCATGTACAGGTCATCCTGAATTCGAATTTGGAGAAGATCGCGACGGACCACGTTGTCATCAGTAGCGTCGAACGGCAGGCGATCCGCATTCCCAACGACTACGTCTTCGTGCTCATCGGCGGCGAATCGCCCGAGGAGTTCCTCCGCAGGGTGGGCATCGAGATGGTGAACAAATCCCTCTCCGCATAGGAAAAAACGGCAGCCTGCCAGGGCATGCTGCCGAAAAGATCTGCTGTCACCGGCCCCAGCGGTATCCCCGACTGTGACCTGGCGAGTTTTAGCCTCTCTCGTAGCCTGACATGTAACCCTCCTGACGAGTCTGCTGGAGGGCAACGCTTATAGTGAATCGACGCGACGAGGCCGATTGCTTGTCGGACCACTTCCTTGAGAACGGGGTCATCCGCTTTCGGTAGCGTGCGAGGCGTCTTTGCATTGGATGTCAACGTGTAAGCCTTTGCTCCGCAGCTATCATCACCAGCTGATTCGAAAAACCAACTGAGGCCAGCCGAAGTGAAATAACCAGCAAACCAGCGCGGAGCGATACAAATGGAACATAAGTCGGTATCGAGCCCTTCGTGTTGTGGGAACCCACAGGTGTTATGCGCATCTGAACTGAGGGTGGAGTCGAAAACCAGACTGATAAACAACAACTTGCGGTTAACCGGGCGTGGACGTCGGGTCAAATAGCCACTGCAACTCCATCCACTTTCCTAATCCAGCCACGGAAATGTGAAGACGTCGATGAATCTTCCGCCGTCAGGGCCGTTGGGATGCCCGGCCCCATATTTCAACCTGAGCGTGTAAGAGCCTTTCGCTGTTTGCAACATGAGTTGCCGCGGATCCCGCTCCCGTTCCTACAGAACACACGTATTCTCAGCCGGCGACATCTGCATGGTGGGTTTATTGGGCGGGATTGCGGGGGAACTTCAGGTAGGGCATGCGCACGCCGTTGATGAATACCTGGTCGGCGCGGATGTTGAGGGGCGCCTCGAAGCCGAGGCTGCCGCCGTTGGCGACAAAGTCGTCCTGCTCCACGCCGTCGCCGCTGATGCCCAGCCCGCCGACCAGCACCCCATCTCTGTACAGCGGGACGCTGCCGGGGAAAAAGACGATGCCGCTCTGGTTCGGACCCGGCGGCTGTGAACCCTGGGTGCACGGGTTCGCGACGTCGAACTGATAGAGACTGAAGAAGAAAGGTCCAGGCCCGCTGCCGTCGATTCCAGGCGGGAAGAATGGTTGTGCGCCGAAGCTGATGGTGCGATTGGTGCTGGCGGTCCCGGGCGGGATGCCGGGAAGATCGCCGATACCCGCGGGCGAGTTGAAGTACACCATGTTGCGCGCCTTGGCGACGGCCACGTCGATGCTGAAGACGGTGGAGTCGGGCATGCGATGGAGGCCGATGATGGTGCCGTCCAGGTCGGCGACGGCGATGGCCATACGCGCGCGGGAACCCAGCGGCAGGCGGATGACGGCGCGCGTGATGCTGGCGGTATCCACGGCATTGGTGATGATGGACTGAACCTCCGCTGCCGTCAGTCCGCCGATCGGGCCCGGTTGTGGAGCCATCAGGCCGCCTTCCGGGGGCGGTCCCGGACTGGCGATGGGGCCGACGACGTACCCTCCGACGATGGTCCCGGGGTTCGAGCCGACGGGGCGCGTGGTTTGGTTCACGAAGGGCAGCGACACGCCGTCGATCACGACCACGCCGGGCGGCGCGGGATTGGGGCCAAACCCTGCACCAACGGCGCCCGAGAAGGCCGCGAATTCGGCGACATTCGGCGCCACGCCCGCGACTCCCACGCCGCCGACCAGCACACCATTCTTGAACAGCGGCACGCCGCCGGGATCGACCGCCGTCTGGTCGGAATCGTTCACATCCACCTTGCCGGTCGCGATTCCGAGGCCCAGAGCGGCGCCGCTGATGGAGCGCGCCGGCGGAAGCGATTGCCCGGGAAGGTAGGGGATGTTCAGGGGGCACCCGCGGTTGGTGTTCTCGATGCCGTAGAGCGCGCCATTGGCGACGAACTGGATGCCGGGAGGGAAATGGGTCCCGCTGATGAAGCGCACGGTACGCGACGACAGCGGCGCCTGGTTATTGCTGAAGAATGCTCCGGTGCGGGCGAGCGAGACGGCGAGCTCGTTGGTGTCCACGACGGCGCTGAAGTTGCCGATGGAGGTGGGGGGCGTGCCGGGCTTCTGGAAGACGGCGAGGATGTTCCCTGAGCGGTCGGTGACAGCAACAGCGAACGGCGCATCCACGGACTGGACGGCGTTCTGCACCACCGACTGGACGTCGGCCAAGGTGAGCGTCTGGGGCGGCAGCGGTGGAGGCACTGGAAAAGACAGTGAGCCGCCACCATTGCTTCCGCAGGAAAGCAGCAGCGCAGCAAGACAAAGCGCCAGCGCCAGTTTCCAATCCCAGATTCTTGCAGGCACGAGCCGGTCCCCAAAAGAAACTCATACCATACGACAGCCTGCGGTGAAGATGATACTGGTCTTTTGGCCGTCTTGTGATTGCCGGACCATTGTGATAGCAAAGACGATTCCGTCTCGGGGCAGTGCAAGGAGCAAGCTGAGTGCTGGGTCGCGTGGGCCGCATCGGGGTGCTGTGTGCGCTGGCGATGTTGATGGCGCCGTCGGCGCACGCCGCGCAGCGCGAACAGCGGATCCCGCGACAGACAACCAAGCCGACCGGAGCGGTGCTCGGGCTGGTGCACGGGCCTGATGCCAAGGGCGTGCCGGGCGCGGCAGTCACTGTCCGCAACGTGCAAACCAGCCAGACACTGACCTTGCAGACGTCAGGGGACGGCGTGTTCCGCGCCGCGGAGCTTAAGCCGGGACGGTACATCGTGGAAGCGGCGCGAGAGGGCTTCCAGGCGTATCGAAGTGTCGAGTTCGAGGTGAAAGCGGGCGACGTGCTGCCGCTGTCCATTGCGCTGACACCCGGGGAAACCGGCGTCGCCGTGGTCTGGCGGGGTGTGGGTCCGCCGCCCAGCCTGCCGGAATCGGAATCCGGACCGTACCGTGAACTGCCGCGCGCGGAGTCGGCGCCGCCGGAGCAGTCGCCGGAGCGGCTTCCTCTCGCGGGCAGCGTGTTCGTGGCGAAGTCGGACCGCTGGGACATCGAGGTGCCGCCCAACCGGCGCTACAAGAAGAAGGGCGAGTTGCAGCAGCAGAATAAAGGCACGTGGAACCCCTTCGAGCGCAACAAGCTGAAGGGCGATTACCCGATCATCGGGCAGAAGACGTTCCTCAACATCAGCGTGATCTCCGAAAGCCTGCCGGAAGGAAGGCGGCTGCCGGTAGCCAGCGGAGTCAGCGCGGCCAATCCCGGCAGCATCGAGTTCTTCGGACACGGCGGGCAGTTCTTCTTTGCGCAGAACTTCCGCTTCTCCGCCGACCTGTTCCACGGCGACACGGCGTACAAGCCGGTGGACTGGCGCATCCGGGTGACGCCGGTGGCGAACATCAATTACCTGCAAGCGCAGGAGAACGGGATTGTGAATATCGACGTGCGCGCGGGAACAAGCCGGCTGGACGGTACAGTGGCCTTGCAGGAGGCGTTCGTCGAGAAGAAGATCCGCGACCTCAGCCCGAATTACGACTTCGTCTCGGTGCGGGCCGGCATCCAGCAGTTCACCAGCGACTTCCGCGGCTTCCTGTTCGTCGAAGAACAGCCCGGAGTACGCGTCTTCGGCAACCTGAAGTCGAACCGCATCGAATACAACCTCGCATATTTCTATTTCCTCGAGAAGAACACCAACAGCCAGCTCAACACCTTCAATGCGCGGCACCAGGAGGTGCTGCTGGCGAACGTGTATATCCAGGACTTCATCTGGAAGGGTTACACCACCCAGTTCAGCTTTCACCTCAACAAGGACGACGCGGGCAAGAAGTACGACGACAACGACTTTCTGGTGCGGCCGGCGCCGATCGGACTGGTCGCGTCGCGCCGAGTGAATGCCAAGTACGTCGGCTGGACGGGGAACGGGCACATCCATCGCATCAACATCAGCCACGCGTTCTACCAGGCCTTCGGGCACGAGAGCCTGAACTTGATCGCCGGGCGGCCGGTGGACATCAACGCGCAGATGGCCGCAGTGGAGGTCTCCTACGACAAGGACTGGGCGCGGTTCAAAGTTTCGGGTTTCTACGCCTCGGGCGACGGCAACCCGCGCGACGGCACCGCGCGCGGCTTCGACACCATCGTGGACCAGCCGGCGTTCGCGGGCGGGATCTTTAGCATCTGGAACCGGGAAGCTATCCGGCTGACGAGCACGGGCGTCGCGCTGGTGGGACCGGACAGCTTTCTGCCCAGCCTGCGTCCGAACAAGTTCCAGGGCAAGGCCAACTTCGTGAATCCCGGCATCCTGCTATTCAACGCGGGCAGCGACCTGGAACTGACGCCGAAGTTGCGCGCGATCCTGAACGCGAACTTCATGCGCTTCGCGCATACCGAGCCGCTGGAGCTGTTGCTGTTCCAAAGCCCGATCCGGCACGGGATCGGGGCGGATTACAGCGTGGGGCTCCAGTACCGGCCCAAGCTATCGGAAAACATCGTGCTGACGGGAGGGGCGTCGGTGCTGACGCCGTTCCAGGGATTCCGAGACATCTACAGCAACCATGATCTGTTCTCGATGTTCACCAATGTGCGCTTCCGTTTCTAAACGAATCACGCTGGCGGGGCTGGTGGTCCTGGCGCTGCTGCTGGGATGGACGGCGGCGCGCGCCCGTCCGCAGCACTCCGATGCCGCGCCGCACGAGGTGCTGTTGACGCAGCCGCAGGAGGAAGCGGACCGGAAGAGCGCGGGCTGCGTGACCTGCCACACCGCGACCGATGAGCCGACGATGCACGCAACCAGGACGGTGCGGCTGGGGTGCGTGGATTGTCACGGCGGCGACACGAGCGCGCGGGTCGAGCAAGGAACGGCTAAAGATTCGGCTTCGTACGGGGCAGTGAAAGAAAAGGCGCACGTGCAGCCGCGGCGGCAGCGCGACCGCTCGTTCGAGGCTCCGGTGCGCGCGTACACGGAGTGGCTGAAAGAAGATGCGGCGTACATCCGGTTTGTGAATCCGGGCGATCTTCGGGTGGCGGACCAGACGTGCGGGACCTCCGGATGTCACGTCACGGAAGCGCGCGCGGTACGCACCAGCATGATGTCGCATGGAGCGATGCTTTGGAGCGCCGCGCTCTACAACAACGGCGGCGTGTGGTTCAAGAATCCGCGGTATGGAGAGAGCTACGGCGCGGACGGCAAGCCGCAGGAATTGCGGACGTCTCCGCCACCCACGCCGGAAGAGACGCGCGCCAAGGGCGTGCTGCCGTTGCTGGAGCCGCTCCCGCGCTGGGAAACGTCGCAGCCGGGCAACGTGCTGCGGGTGTTCGAGCGGGGCGGCGGGCCGCGGACGGAGGTCGGGAATCCGAACCTGGAGGAATCGCAGAACCCGGGCCGGCCCGACGTCAAGCTGAGCGACCGCGGTTTCGGCACGCTGCTGCGCACCGATCCGGTCTTCCTCGGGTTGCAGAAGACGCGGCTGCTCGACCCGTTGCTGTCGCTCCCGGGCACGAACGACCAGCCGGGCGACTATCGCGGCAGCGGATGCACCGGATGCCACGTCGTCTACGCTAATGATCGGGCTGCGGCGCATTCGGGGCCGTATGCGGCGTTCGGCAACGACGGTCGCAGTGCGTCGAGGGACCCGACGATCAACAAGAACGAGTCCGGACATCCGATCCGGCATGCGCTGACGCGGGCAGTGCCGTCGAGCCAGTGCATGGTGTGTCACGTCCATCCGGGCACCAACATGGTCGCCAGCTACTTCGGGTACACGTGGTGGGACAACGAAGTGGACGGCGAAAGGATGTACCCGAAGGAGCAGCGAGACCCGTCGGCGAAGGAGAGGTTCGAAGTCACGCAGCGGAATCCGGAAGCGTCGGCGGCGCGCGGGCTGTGGTCCGACGTCAATTTCCTGAAGCAGACAGGCACGCCGGAGTTCAACGCCAGGCTCGACAAGGCGCAGTTCGGCGACTTCCACAGCCACGGGTGGATCTTCCGGGCGGTATTCAAGCGCGACCGCAAGGGAAACCTGCTCGATGAGGACGGGAAGAAGATCGAAGACGGCGATCCCAAGAAGTTCGAGAAGGCGGTGCAACTCGCCGACATCCACATGCAAAAGGGGATGCACTGCGTCGATTGCCACTTCACGCAGGACAACCACGGCAACGGCAAGCTGTATGGCGAGACGCGGAACGCGATCGAGATCAGCTGCGTGGACTGCCACGGGACGATCCGCGAGCGCGCCAAGCTGGTGACCAGCGGCCCGGCCGCGCCCGCCGCCGGCACACACCTGGAGCGGCTGCGCACACCCAGCGGCGAGCGCCAGTTCTATTGGAGAGATGGAAGGCTGTACCAGCGCTCGATGATCGATCCGGACAAGGAATGGGAAGTGGTGCAGGTGCTGGACACGATCACGCCGGGGAATGCGCACTACAGCGAGCAGTCACGGCTGGCCAAGACGATCAACAAAGACGGGCGCACGTGGGGCACAGTGCCGGCGCACGGGACCGACCTGGCGCATCCGGACGAGCGGATGACGTGCTTCGGATGCCACACATCGTGGACGACGAGCTGCTTCGGGTGTCACCTCTCCATGACGGCGAACCAGCGGCGTCCGATGCTGCACAACGAAGGTCTGATGACGCGCAACTGGACCAGCTACAACTTCCAGGTGCTGCGCGACGACGTGTACATGCTGGGGATCGACGGCACGCCGACCGGCAACAAGGTGGCGCCGGTGCGGTCGGCGTGCGCGGTGCTGGTGAGCTCGCAGAACCAGAACCGCGATTGGATCTACTACATGCAGCAGACGGTGTCGGCGGAAGGGTTCAGTGGGCAGGCATTCAGCCCCTACATGCCGCACACGGTGCGCGCCAAAGAGACGAAGCGCTGCAGCGATTGTCACGTCTCATCGGCGGGCGACAATAACGCGTGGATGTCGCAGGTGCTGCTGCTGGGGACCAACTTCCTGAACCAGATGGGCCGCTGGGTGTACGTCGCGACCGGAGAGCACGGCTACGAAGCGGTGGCGGTGGCGGAGCACGATGATCCGCCCGCGGTCTACGGCAGCGAGTTCCAGAAGGTCGCGTATCCGCAGGACTATCGGAGGTTCGTCGCGGGTGGACGCGAGCTGACGGAAGCGCACGAGCACAAGGGCCACGTGGAGAGCGTGCAGCTTCGCGGCGAGTATCTCTACGCGGCGATGGGCAAGGGCGGGTTCCGGGCGTTCGACGTCGCGAACATCGACAACAAGGATTTCTCGGAGCGGATGGTGACGGCGCCGGTGTCGCCGCTGGGGCAACGGCTGTACGTGAAGACCGAGGATGCGGCCGACGTGGCGTCGCCGTCCACGCTTGCGGTGGACCCGCTGCGCGCGCGGCACGCGGAGAATGAAGAGCAGCCGATCCACCTGATGTACGGGTTCCTGTACGTCGCCGACCGCAAGGAAGGGCTAGTGGTGGTCGGGGACCCGGACCTGAAGCATCCGACGCCCGGGGTGGGCACGCTGCTGGACGGAAACCCGGCGAACAACTTCCTGACGCGCGCACTGGCCTTCAACCCGGAGCACGCGCTGGATGGAGCGCGGCGGATCGTGATCGCGGGGACATTCGCGTACGTGCTGTGCGATCGGGGGCTGGTGGTGGTCGATCTGGACAAGCCGCTGGAGCCGCGTGTGACGGCGGCGGTCGGCGCGCCGTCGCTGGACGATCCGCGCGGCATTTCCATCCAGTTCCGCTACGCGTTTGTCGTGGACCGGCAGGGCCTGAAGGTGCTGGACGTGACCGACCTCGCGTCACCGAAACCGGTGGAGCGCGCGCTGGTCCCGCTGACCGACGCTCAAAATGTGTATGCAGCGAGGACGTACGCGTACGTGGCGGGGGGCGCGCAAGGGCTGGCGATCGTGGACGTGGAGCGGCCGGAGCATCCCGCGCTGGAGCAGATGTTCACCGCCGAGGGACAGCTCAACGACACGCGCGACGTGAGGATTGGGATGGTCAGCTCGTCGCAGTTCGCATTCGTCGCCGACGGGAAGAACGGGCTGCGCGTGGTGCAGTTGTTCTCACCGGAGACGCCGGGGTTCTACGGGTTCAGCCCGCGCCCGACGCCGAAGCTGATTGCGACGCGGCGCACGCGCGGGGCGGCGCTGGCCGTGTCAAAGGGCATCGACCGCGATCGTGCGGTGGACGAGAGCGGAAACCAGGTGGCGGTGTTCGGGCGGCGCGGGTCGCGTCCGTTCAACCGCGAAGAGATGCGCCGCATGTACCTGCGCGACGGCAGGCTCTACACGGTCAGCGACGATCCGCCGCAGCCCGCGAAGTAACGATCACATTCCCTTCAACAATCTTGGGATCGTGTAGCGGCCGTTGACGGGAACCTGCTTGGTCCAGTCGTGGTACTGATGGCACTCGAAGCAGCGCGCCTGCGCGGAATCGGTGGGCGCGGTCTGCTGCGAGGCATGACACTGGCGGCAGGTGGCGATGCCGGGGAGCAGGACGTCGGCGGTTTCCTTGCTCTTCGGCGCCTGCGCATGGCAGGCGGTGCAGTCGAGCATGCGGTGCGGGTCGTGGCTGAAGACGGAATGCGGCAGCCAGCGCACCGCGATCTGGGCCTTGGGGATCTCGGGGAGCGGCGTGGCGCCGAATTTCACCGCGTGGCACTCCTTGCAGGTTTTCTTCCAGAGGAGCTGCTCGGCCTCGGCGACGCGCATCGAGACCCAGTCGGCGGCATCGCGCGCGGGGCGGGTCTCAATCTTCACTTCCGGGATCCGCTGAACAGGGACTTCCACTTGGCGGATCGCCTCCGGATGCGCGGTAATGTAGTCGGAGAGCTTCTTCACGACAAACTCGTGGACGACCCTCGGCTCTTTGTGGGGCACGGGCTCGGCGAAGCGGCGGTCGAAGTTCAGCAGATGACAGGCGGCGCAGTGCTTCTCGTAGTTGACTGGTGACATATAGGCGCGCGTGGGCTGCGGAGCGAGCGGGTCGGGCGCCGCGGCAGCGACCGGCTGGTTCTGCGGTGCCGAGTATGGCCAGGCGCGGGCGTCGGCTGGCGACCGGTGGCAGTCGGCGCAGACCATCTGTACCGGGCCGCGCGGTCCTTTGAGTCCCGCCTTCAGGTGCACTTCGTGGTCGAGTTTGACGGTGCCGGGATCCTTGCCGCTTCTGACCGGGGCGAACTCGGGATGCGCGGTGTTGAAGTTGCCGATCGCGGTCTCGTAGCGCGCGTGGCCGTCGCGGGTGCGGAGGTCGGCGTGGCACTGGGTGCACATGCGGTCGGCGACGCCGGCGAGCTGCACGGAGCCCTGGTGCTCGACATGGCAGGAGGAGCAGGCCGGCGTGAACATCTGCCGGGACTGGTGCACGGGCCCGTCGTGGCAGGATTTGCAGGAGTCGTCGTCGACGTGTTTGAGGAAGAAGCCGGCGGTGGAGGTGTGGCAGACCTCGCAGCGTTTTCCCACGAAGGCGTGCGCAGGCGACATTGGGCCGGCGCTATAAGGCCTCTGGTGGCCGGTGATGGTGGTGGCGACGACCCAGACGACCGCGATCAGCGGCAGCGCGAGGGAAAGGATGAACTTCCACCGGCGGAACGGGTGTAGGCGCTTGAAGTAGTCGAGGTCGATGCGCTGAGCGAGGGTTTTGGCGGTGCGGCGGCGCGGCACGTCAGTACCTCAGCGCCTGGACGGCGTGGACGACGGTAAGCGCCAGCAGCGCGTAGGAGAGCGGGACGTGGACCAGGAGCCACCCGTGAAGAAGGTGATGAAGCTTTTCCTGGCGGTTCAACTCGCGGGCTTCCTCCCAGATCTCTTCCAGGGCAGCGACCGTTTCGTGCAGCGCGGGGGGACATAAGGTGCGGAGTGACAGAAAGGTGCCGCGGGCCGCCACGCGGTCGGACAGCATGTCGGGAGCCTGCGTACCCGCAAGCAGGCGATGGATCTCGAGGTCGTAGAAGGCGCGCAGGGTCGGGATGGCGGAATCCGCCTCGGGAGGTGCCAGGGCAGCCGGTGCAGCAGTAGCGCCGGCTTTCGCGGCAACCGCGGCAGGAGCAGTCGCCGCAACAGTCTTTTCGGCTGCGGCGAGGAGTTGCTCACACTCTTCGCGGAGCTGTTCGCGGACATGGTCGATCTGCTCGTAGATGGTTTCCAAGGGAAGCTGGCGGGTCATCACCTTGGGAACAAAGTGCTGGATCACGGCGCCAGCCCAGCCGCTGACGCTCACGAGGATCAGAAGGGCCATGAGGATGCGGGTCAAGGTGGCATGTCCCATGCTGAACCCGCCATGGAGGAAGACCAGGGGCAGGGCGAGGGACCCGAGCCAGAGGTGGGCGCGCATCCAGAACTGCATGCGCCCGATCCTCCAACCGGGCACCTTGCGGCGCGCGCCGAGCAGACCGGCGATCACCATGAGGAGGGACGCGGAGATCCCGTATGTAAGGCCGGCCGCGCTGCCGCCCGAGACGCCCTCCGGCCTCGACATCGAGTAAGGCACGAAGAGCACTCCGCAGAGGACGATCGTCCCGATGGTCGCGATAGCCCACGGCTTGTGCGTGCAATCGATGACCACGGCTAGAACCTCGTCGCATCCGCCCGGT
This genomic stretch from Terriglobia bacterium harbors:
- a CDS encoding NAD(P)-binding domain-containing protein → MFESLLTFLLAGAVTLFFVRGYLKKLTAAKSVRGAGEHQVPKKVRPCPRCGKSMELGTAFCPHCGAAMAMWTVHGAAAQQGEAAAATGKPKPVINASLCIGCGSCVHECPETGTLELSAGKAILAHAERCTGHAKCVEVCPTQAITLSFGGVLQTLRVPLVKENFETNVSGMFIVGELCAMGLIKTAVNEGKLVIDHVRKRLPAEGSGVQTDGMYDVAIVGAGPAGLSASLSAQQFGLKYITLEQGEIASTIRNYPRQKFLMAEPIDIPLYGALYVGDGTKEALLAVWETIIANTGVRINTNEKVESVQKNSSGFHVKTMKTDYRARYVILAMGRRGTPRKLGVEGEDLPKVSYRLIEADTYDGKQVLVVGGGDSAIEAALALCRSGKNTVNLSYRGDSFRRARERNREHLEQARKGGHVQVILNSNLEKIATDHVVISSVERQAIRIPNDYVFVLIGGESPEEFLRRVGIEMVNKSLSA
- a CDS encoding heme-binding protein produces the protein MPARIWDWKLALALCLAALLLSCGSNGGGSLSFPVPPPLPPQTLTLADVQSVVQNAVQSVDAPFAVAVTDRSGNILAVFQKPGTPPTSIGNFSAVVDTNELAVSLARTGAFFSNNQAPLSSRTVRFISGTHFPPGIQFVANGALYGIENTNRGCPLNIPYLPGQSLPPARSISGAALGLGIATGKVDVNDSDQTAVDPGGVPLFKNGVLVGGVGVAGVAPNVAEFAAFSGAVGAGFGPNPAPPGVVVIDGVSLPFVNQTTRPVGSNPGTIVGGYVVGPIASPGPPPEGGLMAPQPGPIGGLTAAEVQSIITNAVDTASITRAVIRLPLGSRARMAIAVADLDGTIIGLHRMPDSTVFSIDVAVAKARNMVYFNSPAGIGDLPGIPPGTASTNRTISFGAQPFFPPGIDGSGPGPFFFSLYQFDVANPCTQGSQPPGPNQSGIVFFPGSVPLYRDGVLVGGLGISGDGVEQDDFVANGGSLGFEAPLNIRADQVFINGVRMPYLKFPRNPAQ
- a CDS encoding carboxypeptidase-like regulatory domain-containing protein, which translates into the protein MLGRVGRIGVLCALAMLMAPSAHAAQREQRIPRQTTKPTGAVLGLVHGPDAKGVPGAAVTVRNVQTSQTLTLQTSGDGVFRAAELKPGRYIVEAAREGFQAYRSVEFEVKAGDVLPLSIALTPGETGVAVVWRGVGPPPSLPESESGPYRELPRAESAPPEQSPERLPLAGSVFVAKSDRWDIEVPPNRRYKKKGELQQQNKGTWNPFERNKLKGDYPIIGQKTFLNISVISESLPEGRRLPVASGVSAANPGSIEFFGHGGQFFFAQNFRFSADLFHGDTAYKPVDWRIRVTPVANINYLQAQENGIVNIDVRAGTSRLDGTVALQEAFVEKKIRDLSPNYDFVSVRAGIQQFTSDFRGFLFVEEQPGVRVFGNLKSNRIEYNLAYFYFLEKNTNSQLNTFNARHQEVLLANVYIQDFIWKGYTTQFSFHLNKDDAGKKYDDNDFLVRPAPIGLVASRRVNAKYVGWTGNGHIHRINISHAFYQAFGHESLNLIAGRPVDINAQMAAVEVSYDKDWARFKVSGFYASGDGNPRDGTARGFDTIVDQPAFAGGIFSIWNREAIRLTSTGVALVGPDSFLPSLRPNKFQGKANFVNPGILLFNAGSDLELTPKLRAILNANFMRFAHTEPLELLLFQSPIRHGIGADYSVGLQYRPKLSENIVLTGGASVLTPFQGFRDIYSNHDLFSMFTNVRFRF
- a CDS encoding cytochrome c3 family protein, whose product is MPRRRTAKTLAQRIDLDYFKRLHPFRRWKFILSLALPLIAVVWVVATTITGHQRPYSAGPMSPAHAFVGKRCEVCHTSTAGFFLKHVDDDSCKSCHDGPVHQSRQMFTPACSSCHVEHQGSVQLAGVADRMCTQCHADLRTRDGHARYETAIGNFNTAHPEFAPVRSGKDPGTVKLDHEVHLKAGLKGPRGPVQMVCADCHRSPADARAWPYSAPQNQPVAAAAPDPLAPQPTRAYMSPVNYEKHCAACHLLNFDRRFAEPVPHKEPRVVHEFVVKKLSDYITAHPEAIRQVEVPVQRIPEVKIETRPARDAADWVSMRVAEAEQLLWKKTCKECHAVKFGATPLPEIPKAQIAVRWLPHSVFSHDPHRMLDCTACHAQAPKSKETADVLLPGIATCRQCHASQQTAPTDSAQARCFECHQYHDWTKQVPVNGRYTIPRLLKGM